From a region of the Microterricola gilva genome:
- a CDS encoding alkyl/aryl-sulfatase, translated as MQEKKVIPTVEEAHRALLGSLPFDDTADFDDADRGFIAKLEPGIVLDADGNTVWDNDSYDFLAGAAPTTVNPSLWRQSQLVAKQGLFEVVDGIYQVRGLDLSNITFVEGDTGVIVIDPLISSETAAAALALYRANRGERPVVAVIHTHSHVDHFGGIFGVTSQADVDAGRVQVIAPVGFVHHAVEENVYAGTAMARRAGYMYGAALDRGPEGAVGAGLGQTTSTGEVGLIVPTLDISTTGETHTIDGVEIEFQMAPGTEAPSEMHFYFPQHRALCMAENATHTLHNLLTLRGALVRDPHVWSSYLTEAIDTFGDRSDVVFASHHWPTWGTERIVGFLSTQRDLYAYLHDQTLRLLNQGYTGSEIAEMIELPPALASAWNTHGYYGSISHNVKAIYQRYMGWFDGNPARLWPHTPAAQAERYVKALGGIDRVVELAQTAFDEGDLRWAATLLDHAVFAETEHAGARALYAATLEQLGFGAENGTWRNFYLSGATELRDGNFGTPTVTSAPAILAQLTPDQLFDSLAISVDGPKAWDLDLRINVSFTDLDANYRVALRNGVLISREKALDPDAVATVSLSKARMLALLAGDAESPGIETSGDATVLPQLLAVLQSGDKAFNIVTP; from the coding sequence ATGCAGGAAAAGAAGGTCATTCCAACCGTCGAAGAGGCACACCGCGCACTGCTCGGCTCGCTGCCGTTCGACGACACAGCTGATTTCGACGACGCCGACCGCGGCTTCATCGCCAAGCTCGAGCCCGGTATCGTGCTCGACGCTGACGGCAACACTGTCTGGGACAACGACAGCTACGACTTCCTCGCCGGCGCGGCGCCGACGACCGTCAACCCCAGCCTGTGGCGCCAGTCCCAGCTCGTCGCCAAGCAGGGCCTGTTCGAGGTCGTCGATGGCATCTACCAGGTGCGCGGCCTCGATCTCTCCAACATCACCTTCGTCGAGGGTGACACCGGTGTGATCGTGATCGACCCGCTGATCTCGAGCGAGACGGCAGCGGCCGCCCTCGCGCTCTACCGCGCCAACCGCGGCGAGCGCCCCGTCGTCGCCGTCATCCACACGCACAGCCACGTCGACCACTTCGGCGGAATCTTCGGCGTCACCTCCCAGGCCGATGTCGACGCCGGACGCGTGCAGGTGATCGCCCCCGTCGGTTTCGTTCACCACGCCGTTGAAGAGAACGTCTACGCGGGAACCGCAATGGCCAGGCGCGCCGGCTACATGTACGGCGCGGCCCTCGACCGCGGCCCGGAGGGGGCAGTCGGTGCCGGGCTCGGCCAGACGACATCAACCGGTGAGGTCGGCCTGATCGTCCCGACGCTGGACATCAGCACAACAGGAGAGACCCACACCATCGATGGAGTCGAGATCGAGTTCCAGATGGCGCCTGGCACCGAGGCGCCCTCTGAGATGCACTTCTATTTCCCTCAGCACCGCGCGCTCTGCATGGCGGAGAACGCCACCCACACGCTGCACAATCTGCTCACCCTGCGCGGAGCGCTCGTGCGCGACCCGCACGTGTGGTCGAGCTACCTCACCGAGGCGATCGACACCTTCGGTGACCGCAGTGACGTGGTGTTCGCCTCGCACCACTGGCCCACCTGGGGCACGGAGCGGATCGTCGGGTTCCTCTCGACCCAGCGCGACCTCTACGCCTACCTGCACGACCAGACCCTGCGTCTGCTGAACCAGGGCTACACCGGGTCGGAGATCGCCGAGATGATCGAGCTGCCGCCCGCCCTCGCCTCCGCCTGGAACACGCACGGCTACTACGGATCGATCAGCCACAACGTCAAGGCGATCTACCAGCGCTACATGGGCTGGTTCGACGGCAACCCGGCCAGGCTCTGGCCGCACACCCCGGCCGCGCAGGCCGAGCGTTACGTGAAGGCACTCGGAGGGATCGACCGCGTCGTCGAACTCGCCCAGACGGCATTCGACGAGGGTGATCTGCGCTGGGCCGCGACCCTGCTCGACCACGCCGTGTTCGCCGAAACCGAGCACGCAGGCGCCCGCGCGCTCTACGCCGCCACCCTCGAGCAGCTCGGCTTCGGCGCGGAGAACGGCACCTGGCGCAACTTCTACCTCTCGGGAGCCACCGAGTTGCGTGACGGCAACTTCGGCACCCCGACGGTGACCAGCGCCCCGGCGATCCTCGCCCAGCTCACGCCGGATCAGCTGTTCGACTCCCTGGCCATCTCGGTCGATGGACCGAAGGCGTGGGATCTCGACCTCCGCATCAACGTCAGCTTCACCGACCTCGACGCGAACTACCGCGTTGCGCTGCGCAACGGCGTGCTCATCAGCCGGGAGAAGGCGCTCGACCCGGATGCCGTGGCCACCGTGTCACTGAGCAAGGCGCGCATGCTGGCGCTCCTTGCGGGCGACGCAGAGTCCCCCGGGATCGAGACGAGCGGCGACGCCACCGTGCTGCCGCAGCTGCTCGCAGTGCTGCAGAGCGGCGACAAGGCGTTCAACATCGTCACTCCGTAG
- a CDS encoding MFS transporter, whose amino-acid sequence MKKWLVVIILGSAQFVMVLDGTVMNVSISTVVADLDTTVAAMQAAITFYTLTMAAVMLLGAKLGDVWGRRRAFVIGSIVYAIGSLTTALSPNVQTLFLGWSIIEGLGAVLVIPAIAALIADNYTGRDRITAYAVIGAVSGAAVAAGPLIGGFITTYLNWRYVFVAEVVIMAVVVLCARLVADSTPPQKVRIDVPSVLLSAFGLVFVVFGMLQSKTWGWITPLHSPEVEGVEIAPLGISLTAWLILAGSVLLYVFVRRQKALVASGRPPLVHVEMFRITQLRSGLSVLGAQYTITAGLFFMVPVYLQMTLGLDALQTGIKIFPLSVALILFSIVGTRLSSTWSPRRIVQWGQAVLVVSAVVLLASVDIELKSWVFAIGMFCAGAALGLLASQLGNVNMSSVSGTESSEVGGLQGVFQNLGSSLGTALIGSVLIGALATSFAGGVAASTLPENVKGSVTELTAGGVEIVPASSVAGIAEDAGLSSADAATLTSVYAESQISSLRTAFFALIAIAAVALVFSRGIPAEVAGRSTAETARTKEGQTS is encoded by the coding sequence ATGAAGAAATGGTTAGTCGTCATCATCCTCGGCTCTGCCCAATTCGTCATGGTGTTGGACGGCACGGTGATGAACGTCTCGATCTCGACGGTCGTGGCCGACCTGGACACGACCGTGGCCGCCATGCAGGCCGCGATCACCTTCTACACGTTGACCATGGCGGCCGTGATGCTGCTCGGGGCGAAGCTCGGTGACGTCTGGGGCAGACGCCGCGCCTTCGTCATCGGATCCATCGTCTACGCCATCGGATCGCTCACCACGGCGCTCAGCCCGAACGTGCAGACGCTGTTCCTCGGCTGGTCGATCATCGAGGGGCTCGGCGCCGTGCTGGTGATCCCGGCCATCGCCGCGCTCATTGCCGACAACTACACCGGTCGGGACCGCATCACCGCCTATGCGGTGATCGGCGCGGTTTCCGGCGCTGCGGTGGCCGCCGGCCCGCTGATCGGTGGCTTCATCACGACCTACCTGAACTGGCGCTACGTCTTCGTGGCCGAGGTCGTGATCATGGCCGTCGTCGTGCTCTGCGCGCGGCTGGTCGCCGACTCCACCCCGCCGCAGAAGGTGCGCATCGATGTGCCGAGCGTCCTGCTCTCCGCATTCGGACTCGTCTTCGTCGTGTTCGGGATGCTGCAGAGCAAGACCTGGGGCTGGATCACGCCCCTGCACTCGCCCGAGGTCGAAGGGGTCGAGATTGCACCGCTCGGAATCTCGCTCACCGCGTGGCTGATCCTTGCCGGCTCGGTGCTGCTCTACGTGTTCGTGCGCAGGCAGAAGGCGCTGGTCGCGAGCGGGCGGCCCCCGCTCGTGCACGTGGAGATGTTCCGGATCACCCAGCTGCGCAGCGGGCTCAGCGTGCTCGGGGCGCAGTACACCATCACGGCCGGCCTCTTCTTCATGGTGCCGGTCTACCTGCAGATGACGCTGGGGCTCGACGCGCTCCAGACGGGCATCAAGATCTTCCCGCTCTCGGTCGCGCTCATCCTCTTCTCGATCGTCGGCACCCGGCTGTCCTCGACCTGGTCGCCGCGGCGCATCGTGCAGTGGGGGCAGGCCGTGCTCGTCGTGAGTGCGGTGGTGCTGCTGGCATCCGTCGACATCGAACTCAAGAGCTGGGTCTTCGCCATCGGCATGTTCTGCGCCGGCGCAGCGCTCGGCCTCCTCGCCTCGCAGCTCGGCAACGTGAACATGTCGTCCGTCAGCGGCACCGAGTCGAGTGAGGTCGGCGGCCTGCAGGGCGTGTTCCAGAACCTCGGCTCCTCGCTCGGCACCGCGCTGATCGGATCTGTGCTGATCGGCGCGCTGGCCACCTCATTCGCCGGTGGCGTCGCCGCCAGCACCCTGCCTGAGAACGTGAAGGGCTCGGTCACCGAACTCACCGCAGGCGGTGTGGAGATCGTTCCGGCCAGCAGCGTTGCCGGAATCGCCGAGGACGCTGGGCTGAGCTCGGCGGATGCCGCGACGCTCACCTCGGTCTACGCAGAGTCCCAGATCAGCTCGTTGCGCACGGCGTTCTTCGCGCTCATCGCGATCGCCGCGGTCGCACTCGTGTTCTCCCGCGGCATTCCGGCGGAGGTCGCAGGGCGCAGCACGGCGGAGACCGCGCGCACCAAGGAGGGGCAGACGTCATGA
- a CDS encoding SHOCT domain-containing protein, whose translation MNFWDVVGFFFWTWVVVAYLMVLFWILSDLFRDHALSGWFKAIWIFFLIFVPFLTALVYLIARGASMNERAGRNAGVVPEDYSKPAPSATPAADIAQAKALLDAGTINQREYDALKAKAMGEF comes from the coding sequence ATGAATTTCTGGGACGTTGTCGGTTTCTTCTTCTGGACATGGGTGGTCGTGGCCTACCTGATGGTCCTGTTCTGGATCCTCAGCGACCTGTTCCGAGATCACGCCCTCAGCGGCTGGTTCAAGGCCATCTGGATCTTCTTCCTGATCTTCGTGCCATTCCTCACCGCGCTCGTCTACCTGATCGCGCGCGGTGCGTCGATGAACGAGCGGGCCGGCCGCAACGCCGGCGTCGTCCCTGAGGACTATTCGAAGCCGGCGCCATCGGCGACCCCGGCGGCCGACATCGCGCAGGCGAAGGCGCTGCTGGATGCCGGCACCATCAACCAACGCGAGTACGACGCGCTCAAGGCGAAAGCCATGGGCGAGTTCTAA
- a CDS encoding DUF2252 domain-containing protein, whose product MAESGAATSGISESFRLRAAAGRDARRRSPRSGASDWHAASDRPDPVSLLEEQALSRAPELVPIRYGRMLVSPFTFFRGAALLMASDLAGTPDSGITVQLCGDAHLSNFGVFGTPERSLLFDINDFDETLPGPWEWDLKRLAASFEVAGQHRGFSEAERRDSVLALARSYRERMRLAADSPVLRSWYDRLNADDALTWLQNEQAEGRADKRQVKRTTEVFAKARTRDSARATKKLVGVIDGELRILSFPPLIVPIGELAGEGRTREQEVEQMRELISSYMETLGNQHHPAHEYEYVHMARKVVGVGSVGTRAWIILLRGRNDQDLLLLQAKEAQRSVLERFLPTSEHEHQGERVVRGQRMMQAASDIFLGWQRVEGFDGENRDFYVRQMHDWKGSADIEIMNPTGLLLYAHLCGETLARAHARAGDRVAIAAYLGGSDVFDRAIADFASAYAEQNNRDYAAFRAAVESGRLEALSGL is encoded by the coding sequence ATGGCCGAGTCGGGCGCCGCCACGAGCGGCATCAGCGAATCATTTCGACTGCGGGCGGCCGCCGGGCGTGACGCCCGCCGACGATCACCGCGTTCCGGCGCGTCTGACTGGCATGCGGCATCCGACCGGCCCGATCCCGTCTCCCTCCTCGAGGAACAGGCGCTCAGCCGGGCGCCGGAGCTCGTCCCCATCCGCTACGGGCGCATGCTCGTGTCGCCGTTCACCTTCTTTCGCGGCGCCGCACTGCTCATGGCGTCCGATCTCGCCGGCACGCCGGACTCCGGGATCACCGTGCAGCTCTGCGGCGATGCGCACCTGTCGAACTTCGGGGTGTTCGGCACACCGGAGCGTTCGCTGCTCTTCGACATCAACGACTTCGACGAGACCCTGCCAGGGCCGTGGGAGTGGGATCTCAAGCGCCTGGCCGCGAGCTTTGAGGTGGCCGGGCAACACCGCGGCTTCAGCGAGGCGGAACGGCGCGACAGCGTGCTGGCGCTGGCCCGCTCCTATCGCGAGCGGATGCGGCTCGCCGCTGACTCCCCCGTGCTCCGCTCCTGGTACGACCGGCTGAACGCCGACGACGCCCTCACCTGGTTGCAGAACGAGCAGGCGGAGGGCCGAGCCGACAAGAGGCAGGTCAAGCGCACGACGGAGGTCTTCGCGAAGGCGCGCACCCGCGACAGCGCGCGGGCCACCAAGAAGCTCGTCGGCGTCATCGATGGCGAGCTGCGGATTCTCTCCTTCCCCCCTCTCATCGTGCCGATCGGCGAGCTGGCCGGGGAGGGGCGCACCCGCGAGCAGGAAGTGGAGCAGATGCGCGAGCTGATCTCCTCCTACATGGAGACACTCGGCAACCAGCACCACCCCGCCCACGAGTACGAGTACGTGCACATGGCTCGCAAGGTCGTCGGTGTCGGCAGCGTCGGCACGCGCGCGTGGATCATCTTGCTGCGCGGGCGCAACGACCAGGACCTCCTGTTGCTGCAGGCGAAGGAGGCGCAGCGATCGGTGCTTGAACGCTTCCTGCCCACCAGCGAGCATGAGCACCAGGGCGAACGTGTCGTGCGCGGCCAGCGCATGATGCAGGCGGCGAGCGACATCTTCCTCGGCTGGCAGCGGGTGGAGGGCTTTGACGGCGAGAACCGCGACTTCTACGTGCGCCAGATGCACGATTGGAAGGGGTCGGCCGACATCGAGATCATGAACCCGACCGGGCTCCTGCTCTACGCGCACCTCTGCGGCGAGACGCTGGCACGGGCGCACGCCCGCGCGGGCGACCGCGTCGCTATCGCCGCCTACCTCGGCGGTTCCGATGTGTTCGACCGGGCCATCGCCGACTTCGCGAGTGCATACGCCGAACAGAACAACCGCGACTACGCGGCGTTCCGGGCGGCCGTCGAGTCCGGCCGTCTCGAGGCGCTCAGCGGGCTCTGA
- a CDS encoding sensor domain-containing diguanylate cyclase, translating to MDAVLDQLTRTVTAAKTLEDLARPMLEMLEAVTGLESTYLTTVDLERGVQSILFARNVSELQISEGLAVPWEDTLCKRALDESHFYTSDVPVRWADSEAAAALNIHTYVSMPIETETGGLYGTLCAASAAPLPLKPQSQMVLELFAKLIAQQVERELLFQTLQQANNELASHASTDALTGLPNRRLLLDELRRALARGTRDDRGVIVAFIDLDGFKAVNDAHGHDIGDEFLLAIARRLGSAVRQGELLARLGGDEFVVIGEAPELSGGPGMADAAEALRSRLAECTIGSFELSNGVVDYAGASVGVVVVDAPSTTAESALRQADEAMYAVKRERRAARPGIPVL from the coding sequence ATGGACGCCGTGCTTGACCAACTCACCCGCACCGTTACCGCTGCGAAGACGCTTGAGGACCTGGCCCGCCCGATGCTTGAGATGCTCGAGGCTGTCACCGGTCTCGAGTCGACCTACCTAACGACGGTCGACCTCGAGCGCGGGGTGCAGAGCATCCTGTTCGCGCGCAACGTCAGCGAGCTGCAGATCTCCGAGGGACTCGCTGTGCCGTGGGAGGACACCCTGTGCAAGCGCGCGCTCGATGAGAGCCACTTCTACACCTCGGACGTGCCCGTGCGATGGGCCGACTCCGAAGCGGCAGCCGCACTGAACATCCATACCTACGTCAGCATGCCGATCGAGACCGAGACCGGGGGCCTGTACGGGACACTGTGCGCGGCCAGCGCGGCGCCGCTGCCCCTGAAGCCGCAGTCACAGATGGTGCTCGAACTCTTCGCGAAGCTGATCGCACAGCAGGTCGAGCGCGAGCTGCTGTTCCAGACTCTGCAGCAGGCGAACAACGAGTTGGCCTCTCACGCCTCGACGGATGCCCTCACCGGGCTGCCGAATCGACGGCTGCTCCTCGATGAACTGCGCCGTGCGTTGGCCCGCGGCACCCGTGACGATCGCGGCGTGATCGTCGCCTTCATCGACCTCGACGGTTTCAAGGCAGTCAACGACGCGCACGGCCACGACATCGGCGACGAGTTCCTCCTCGCCATCGCTCGCCGCCTCGGGTCCGCGGTGCGGCAGGGGGAGTTGCTGGCCAGGCTCGGCGGCGATGAGTTCGTCGTGATCGGCGAAGCACCTGAGCTGTCGGGCGGACCGGGCATGGCGGATGCCGCCGAGGCGCTGCGCTCGCGGCTGGCCGAGTGCACCATCGGGAGTTTCGAGCTCAGCAACGGGGTCGTCGATTATGCCGGCGCCAGCGTCGGCGTCGTGGTCGTCGACGCACCGAGCACGACGGCAGAGTCGGCTCTCCGGCAGGCGGATGAGGCGATGTACGCCGTGAAGCGCGAGCGCAGGGCAGCGCGCCCCGGCATCCCCGTCCTCTGA
- a CDS encoding TIGR03618 family F420-dependent PPOX class oxidoreductase — protein MTTELTDAATRFVTERHLAILSTLAHRGGIHAVPVGFTLDGGLVRIITSDGTQKVRNVERGGTATVAQVHEGQWISFAGRARINRDADAVAHAVALYAERYRQPRVNPSRVVIEITIDKLMGSAELLG, from the coding sequence ATGACAACCGAGCTGACGGACGCCGCGACGCGCTTCGTGACCGAACGACACCTGGCGATCCTCTCGACACTTGCCCATCGCGGCGGCATCCACGCTGTGCCAGTCGGTTTCACCCTCGATGGCGGGCTCGTTCGCATCATCACCTCGGACGGCACGCAGAAGGTGCGCAACGTCGAACGCGGCGGAACGGCCACCGTCGCCCAGGTACACGAGGGCCAGTGGATCTCCTTCGCGGGTCGGGCACGCATCAACCGTGATGCCGATGCCGTCGCCCACGCCGTCGCGCTGTACGCGGAACGCTACCGCCAGCCACGGGTCAACCCGAGCCGCGTCGTGATCGAGATCACCATCGACAAGCTCATGGGCTCGGCCGAGCTGCTCGGCTGA
- a CDS encoding M15 family metallopeptidase: MPQPLTRTLRAAASAVLVSLLALTLSSCAPPADGPAAASEADLGAEDGYIPEGESVSPYADDLPTIANLDLDLRAALQRAAADAAADGVEMLVTDGWRSERYQQLLLDNAIRNYLSEEEARKWVKTPEESTHVRGLAVDIGPTDADSWLSQHGNDYGLCQTYGNEMWHFELAVRPGETCPAPLNDASAG; the protein is encoded by the coding sequence ATGCCCCAGCCACTCACTCGCACACTGCGTGCGGCCGCATCCGCAGTCCTCGTCTCCCTCCTCGCGCTCACGCTCAGTTCGTGTGCGCCACCGGCCGATGGACCGGCAGCGGCGAGCGAGGCGGATCTCGGCGCGGAGGACGGCTACATTCCCGAGGGCGAGAGCGTCTCGCCCTACGCCGACGATCTCCCGACCATCGCCAATCTCGACCTCGATCTGCGCGCTGCCCTGCAGCGGGCTGCCGCCGACGCGGCCGCCGATGGCGTCGAGATGCTCGTGACCGACGGCTGGCGCAGCGAGCGCTACCAACAGCTGCTCCTCGACAACGCGATCCGCAACTATCTCAGCGAGGAGGAGGCGCGCAAGTGGGTGAAGACCCCGGAGGAGTCGACGCACGTGCGCGGGCTCGCCGTCGACATCGGGCCGACGGATGCCGACAGCTGGCTGAGCCAGCACGGCAACGACTACGGCCTGTGCCAGACATACGGCAACGAGATGTGGCACTTCGAACTGGCGGTGCGGCCGGGCGAGACGTGCCCGGCGCCGCTGAATGATGCCTCGGCCGGCTGA
- a CDS encoding TetR/AcrR family transcriptional regulator encodes MATRTTPSGASEARERLLRAASELFYREGIHSVGVDRILAEAGVTRATFYRHFPSKEDLVEAYLGVEDAQIRATFAAAEASGAEPKQLVGLVITGLADDVARHHTRGCPFINAAAEYPDADSPVRQAVGAHRAWFRTELETVLDAAGVADAAGAAAQLVLLRDAAMVGGYLDGWELVRPAFLAAAARAAQQ; translated from the coding sequence ATGGCTACTCGAACGACTCCCAGCGGCGCCTCCGAGGCCCGCGAGCGCCTGCTGCGCGCCGCATCCGAGCTCTTCTACCGCGAGGGCATCCACTCGGTCGGCGTCGACCGGATCCTGGCGGAGGCCGGCGTGACCCGGGCGACCTTCTACCGCCACTTTCCGAGCAAGGAGGACCTGGTCGAGGCGTACCTCGGCGTCGAGGACGCGCAGATTCGCGCCACCTTCGCGGCGGCCGAGGCGTCCGGTGCCGAGCCGAAGCAGCTCGTCGGCCTTGTGATCACCGGCCTCGCCGACGATGTGGCCCGTCACCACACCCGCGGCTGTCCATTCATCAATGCCGCAGCCGAGTACCCGGACGCCGACAGCCCGGTTCGGCAGGCGGTCGGGGCGCACCGTGCGTGGTTCCGGACCGAGCTCGAGACCGTCTTGGACGCGGCGGGGGTGGCGGACGCCGCCGGCGCCGCCGCACAGCTCGTGCTCCTGCGCGATGCGGCCATGGTCGGCGGCTACCTCGACGGCTGGGAGCTCGTGCGCCCCGCCTTCCTGGCGGCCGCCGCACGCGCCGCACAGCAGTAG